From the Bombus affinis isolate iyBomAffi1 chromosome 4, iyBomAffi1.2, whole genome shotgun sequence genome, the window gcATTTAGGAAATTTTAGCTATCTtggatttcgatgattttttacTATGTTAACCCGGGCaccattctaaacaattttttcCTATACATGTAACCGCCGTTCGGccttagtttccgagatattcgcaaaaaacTGTTGATACTACTACACTCGGTGAATTCTGCTTACAATTGTGCATCGGTAATAACGTACGCGTTAGTATTGGTCGTCGGCTGCCTCGTAGCGGCCGAGTTAAAAAGCCAAACCTAATtcttatcttttatttatttgtagtaTACATAAACGAAGTCTGGATGAGCTTGGCTATCCTACGGATTCTTCGTATTACAGCTTTATGCACAATTGCTTACTAAAAATAATTACCTTTAACGGTCTGGTGATAGATAATAACATAATTACAATACATATtgaactttatattttattgttattatctGAAATAGGAAACCATCTTAGCCATGATATCGAAGGATTTAATTGTTCGATTCTCAAAATCGTGTTCTCGTCGGATCAAACTTTTGAAGATATTTCTTCCAGTCTTGTACGTGCAGTTGTGAATGATTATTTAGATTCGTAAAATATGGTACAAAGATAAAGAGATCAATGGCTGATGAATGTAAAGTAATGTAAACGGATCGACAAGCGGCGAACGAAGAGGCGAACATGTCGGCTATACTTGTAACTATGTAGCTGTGTCACAGATACACACATGTGGGCAGAATTCACTGTAGTGGTATCGACTCACTTTCTGAATATCTGAAAAACCAAAGGCGTCCAGCGGTAACATGCAAAGAAATAAATTGTTTGTTCCAGGACAtagtttcttaaaaaaaaaagagataacatatttagaaatgttaattattaataactaaataactaaatatttaaaaaaatgagcAAGTATTTGGTTCAAAATGAagataattagaaaataaaattatgtgCCAAATTAAAACTCGATAATCTTTGCTAAAAGATTAATTTAGATTAGAAAAGATTAGAAAAGATTAAAGATAAATTTAGCTTTGTAATAGTTTACAAATTGTACAAATTCAgaattctatatttttttcataattttgcaGAAACaactttaatttcttttattattattaaattaacataATTAAGATTAAAGATCGTGCAAataatgtttttatatatacgtatacctATCCACCTGTTCCGTGACTTGCACGTTAATATGGGTCATATCAAATTTCAGATCGATCCTGACGATATTCGTGGTAATCATAATTGCCAGCACGAGTTACGACATCGCTAAACAAGGCCATCTGAGTACATTGAACCGAAAAGGTGAGTTGTGTTCGTTCTGTTACGTAAATGAAAATTCACTGCAAATTCATCATTTGATCGCTTTATCTTGTTGTTATTACGATTCCAGAAGAAGGAACTCAGGAAAAGATCGGTTGCGAGATTGCATCGCATATGACCGATAAAGATTCTTGATCGCGCGATAAAGATCAGTGTTAAGGACACTTTATTTGTCTTGCATAAGAGCTTTATCGATGCTCTTGTTGATTGATAAGTGTCGATTTCCGATATTCTTTTAATCTTCTTCATACTTtgtaaaaaaatgaaataaatagaaCTGGATGCAGTGAAATAATTGAATTAAGCtttaaatttatgtatttatttatttattatatgcaaataacGTTGCACACTATGTATGTTTAGATAAAAGACATGTTCTTCTAACTTCGTTCTCCATCTACACGAATGGAAAAAATTTGTTGAAAACGGACAGACACCGTGATTCAATCAAATGCCTTGATGGATTGCGCTATATCAGTATTTGTTGGATCATTTATGGTCACACTCATTATATAGAGGTGGTTGGTGTTAAAATGAACTTGAGCGAAATTCCACAGGTAAAAAGATTATAAATGTTCTATTGATGTctaaattgaaaaacaaaaattatatgacgtaatcatatacaagtatataataaatttaaaatacgccaactaattttataattttcaacaAATTAATGTCTTATCTTCCAAGATGCATACAAATTGGGCCAACATGTTAGTACTCAATGCAAATATCATCACCGACACGTTTTTCCTTATAAGTGGAGTTCTAATGGCATACACGGTCCTAAGAAAAAGCGAGAAAAATTCACAAGGCTATTTCGACGTAATTGGCCTCTATCTCCACCGTTATTTAAGATTAACCCCGGCATACGCCATGATGATCGGATTTTATGCCACCTTGTTTTACAAAGTTGGCTCAGGCCCTTATTGGGATCAATGGGTCGGAGCTAATAGAGATTATTGTCAAGAAAACTGGTGGATCAACCTGCTCTACTTGAATAATTATATCAATCTATCTAGAATTGTAAGTGAAGTTTAGTAATGATGCAATTACTGTGTGTACACTTTCTAATGGAACAACGAATAGTTATTTATAGAAGAATTTTTTGTATTCTGCATGAAGCGCATACTACCATGTACTTTAGATCGATTTGAATTATTTAACTGATCGATCTTTTTATCGAAGTATGTTGTTTAATAATGGAAGATTGAAACTTAAAATTTGTTATTGCATGTTGCCGTTGAACTAcaaatttcaaagaaaattcTATCGCATTTAGATACGATGTTCACGTTTTTTACTGAATtcaatttttaatctttttattcgtttcttGAACCTCCAATGTTCTTAATCTCAATTACGAAGAAATGTATTTGCTTGTTATCTGGCATAGCTCCCTAAGTATGTTGCATGACAGATAATTACTTTGAACTAAGCACTCGAGCATTTTGTAAcaaaatgtattattacattttatttaatCACTTATCGTACTAccatttaataaatattcttatttcgagttgtttataataaaaaaatgttacacGCGAGAAATTTAGAAATAGCTTGTCCAATAATTGCTTATTTCTTACTTCTGTTTTTAGTGCATGTCTCAGTCTTGGTATCTGGCGACCGATATGCAACTCGTCTGGCTGTCACCGATCTTCTTGTATCCTATGCTCAAGTTCACGCGAAAAATCTTCTTCTGGCTCGTTTTCGCGTTAGGCCTAATTATCTCCATTCTAATACCGTTCCTAATAACATTCAGTCTCAGGCTTAGTGGAACTATGCTCTATTACAAGGAGTGAGTGTAGATATTTGCCTTTTTCACTGTCTTCCTGTTTTCTACATGGCGTCCACGAAAAGTTGCAccgaattttttaaatagatcTTACATATTACAATGAAGAAAATAATCAGTAAATATTTGTGTATAAAAatcatttacttttattttaacgAATATTACATGCCTTTAAAGTTTCACAGAATCTTTTCGGAACGTCTTGtatctctcttttcttttcatctTGTTACTATGCCGCGCCGTATTGTACCGtctgatttattccacacacgACTACTTTTTACTTTGAAATAGATATTCCACTGCGTCCTTTCTTTGTCATATTCAAATTTCGAACGTTTGATAGTCATTCTCAGTACTTTAATATTATTGATACttttaaatttacaaaatattatttgatatataaaatatattttgatagATCTGtaaacatcgataaaacgatTCAGGGGATATTAAGTATTCATAATACGCCATTCAAGATTATCTTACTGAAaccaaaattaaaattaaacgagTGGACCATTAATTTAATCttcatattttttgtttttgttagTAACACGGACGTGGCCAATGTTTTCATACAAATTTACACAAAAGTTTACAACAGATACGGATCTTATATTATTGGTCTGGCACTTGGTTACTTGTTGCATCAGAATCGATCAAGAGTTGTAAAGATTCGTTATGTAAGTATATCAAGTTCTTCTACTTAATAAGTATAATTGCATAATTTTATCATGGAACTTTATCAAACTTGAATGGGTGTTGTTTGGAATCTACAGTTAAATAATATCTTGtgtttctatttatttaaatatctatttaatttattattttttaataaacttttTAAGTATTATCCTTAGTTTATTTTGTATTCTTAGCATTTTGTTAAAACTTTTCATAAATTTACTTGGCCCAACTTAAATGTCGTTTTCTTCATTTAGAAATGAAGGAAGAAGAATATTACGCTGAAATGAAGAGAAAGTGATCGTGACATATGAAATGTGTGTTCATCAAAGATAGTAGCAAAATACATTTGAACGTTTTTTTCATAATcgacattttttaattaaatctaaATGATTTTCTGCAGATATACGTGATTTTCGGTTGGCTGGTAGCGGCAGTTTGCGGTTCATTCATATTCATATGTCCTCGGTGGATGTACTTCGACGACTACTCTTATAACGAATTAGAAGCCAGTTTTTATGCAGGTTTCCACAGACAAATTTTTGCTCTTTCTATTTCTTGGCTCATCTTTTGCTGCGTTCATGGCTACGGTGGTAagatttaattttgtattaatcTTTTATTTAAACAGAACATGACTCATTTAGTAAGAATATAAGTGCATGGCAAGTGCGATAGCGAAAATTTATGCGAAGAAACATATGCATGAAACTTCATTTCCTCCTACTTCTTACACATATTTTGAgatattaattgttaattattagtaattataaaaacaaaataCGGGATAAATATATTCATGTGATTATAGAGATATCAATTGTACTTTTCTTTTGTGCAAGGTTTTGTGGAACAATTTCTGTCGTGGAAGGGTTGGGTTCCCTTCAGTAAGTTAACTTACAGCGCTTACCTGTGCCATTATGTATTTCTCTTAGTAGAAGCTGGATCAGTTCGAACTCCGGGCATAATTTCAACAATGGCAATTGTAAGTAATCTGAACTTTAAATGCATTAAAATAGATCTGTTCTTAACTTTATATTTACCAAGCTcttaactttgatgtaatttATGTTTGAACTTGGATTAATTTAAAATCCAACTTTTAAATACTATAAAAGATTTTCAAAGATCGTAAAAAAATTAAACTCAAGGCCAaatcaaattttaaattattgcaACTATCTTCCTAAGTTCACTTTATACGCAagcaattaattatttatcgaaACTTGCAGCTTCGCAGTTTCTTCAGCAACGTCTGCCTCACGGTACTGCTTTCTGTGCTTTGGACACTGTGCTTCGAGATGCCTTTTATGACGTTAGATCATACCTTTCTTTCTCACCGTCAAAGACAATCAAAATCCTTGAACATAAACCAAGGAAAAATATTCGGTTCTATCGATTCTAGTAAAGAGATCTATCGTTCCACGGAAGAGTCTTCTGCTGCAATTACGCAGGATTGTGAAGGCACCTTTAACCAAAAGTCCAATAAAAACAGCATATATGATCAGGATTTAAAATCTGACGACAAAGATGACAAGTGTCCATTCATCTATGTAATTAAAGCTGAAGACAACGATTCATGGGCACAGTTGAGAAATGTTCATCAAAATAATGCTTTTGACGAAGACTCGGATCAACCGTCGAAATCTAGAACAAAGGAAAGAATGGATTGTTGTTACGAGTCGATCGTAAACGAGGAGTTCATAAGGAAAGAAGGATCCAGGGAATTGGATCAGGCCACCAGTAGTTGATCGACAATTTACCAATGTAATATCGAATCAGCTTGCTGGTCAAGCGTTTATAAGCGAATAGAGGCGAGATTGGGAAACGTCTTTAAGGAATTATATAATCGATATAGTGATATCTATTCGTTGATTCAGGTACCCCTGTAGATAGTGAGTGAGAGCCATATCGTAGTTTTTCTTTGAATATTCGTCTGTTGCAAAGTATTTTGTGTATTTCTTAGTCGTTATTAAGGAATATCGTCAGGTATGTGGTGTGACTTAAGAAATAAAGATTCTTCGTACGATGATAAATTAAGACTTCGTATGATTTAATGATAAGTTTAGTGGTTTTTATCAAGTGAATCTTTGAGAACTATTTAGTGCATTATTTTAACACCACATTTTAATAATACattacaatattacattttaatattactttGTTCTGGAATGTTGGGATTAGATGGACAACTTGGGACCATATTTGACATACTTTGTCTATTTCATTCCAAACATTGCACCAAATTTCATATAAGTGGACTcattatagaaaataatttgttatCGTACGGAGGATCatcttttttataattatatattatttgacTCCATTGTGTACTTATAGATTCAGTTCGAAGTGCTTCTCACAATCCGATGTTGATCCATCGgcatgaaaataataatttaatatgaaCGGGTAAAGGTTAGTTAAGAAATAAAGGTACAAATTAGCTGTGAGAAATCATCGACTATCATTAAGTGTAATTAAGAGATGTTTTCTCGATGGCCagtttataaaaagaaatagaacttttacaaaaataaaaagcCAGTAAGGTTACTTTTCATTATGCTTTATAGTTCAAATCGAAAGTGTACGTATTACATTCAAAATTCGGAAATCTAGCCAAATCAGTGAATACCGTAATTATGTATTCCAATTTCGCTAATGTTATctaattcaatattttattaagtataCTAATAATATTGCTTAATAACGAACAATGGTCTTTTATATGGTTGTCGTTAATTCAGGACGTTAAGATCAATTTTAACAAATTCAGTTAACCTGTTAtccaatatttataaaacatatACTATTTAAGTCAGATATTATACATACTATTAACTTTTAACTTTTAGTCAGTAAAATTAGACAATACAGTACAAAGTACAGTATTACAACTAATATTAAATACTCTAATTATAGATTATATTATGACCAGGAATTAAGGAAAGAATAAACTTGTTAGATCGCTTTCgttttgttaaaatatttcttcctcCATGCTCAACTTTCCTACACATAAAGTATACAATAATTAAAAGCTAATTACCGATATTCTTTAATACCAATGTCGATATTTTTTAATGATGTTTGTTATattgatattttataatatatatatatctagaaTATCTTGTTGTTTAGTACCTATATTGTTTATGAAGAAAAAAAGATGAattatttaatgcataaaataattattcttcatttttccttttCAATATTTCCTAAATTGTTTGAATTATTTTctgatatataaatacataaatataatcTATGATATTAGGGCGACAAAATAACAGGAAAATAGGTCAGGATAATTTCTAGTTACTGCAACATTAGCCTCAGTTCGTGTCACTGTTTACTTAGGTCTAAGTCTTTAACTAATGCTTTTGCCTCGCTTAACGTTTCTATACGAATACATTCTTTTCATTCTTCTAACGCGATCCACGAGAAATAACAAGTAAGCCGAGAAGAGAATGAACTGTTTGTTTTATCCGTGGAAGAAATTGATACCTTACGACTTGCAATGTAGAAAATGCGTCCTTTTGAGAAATCAATTTTTTTCTTATTCCTCTTTCTGCGTAAAGACATTAAATTTtcacgaagaaaaataaaaattattatagaatGTAAATCTAGAATTTATATTTCAgagatatatataataaaagataaGGCGATTTCCATCATCGAGTAATACAATGAAAATTGAGTCAAAGGAAGGTTATTGGAATTGTtatgaaatatatgtacatattggtTAAGCGACAATGAATATGTGGGAATTTGATGACATCATTAACGGAAAACGTTTCAAGGGTTGCAAGTGCAGTTGCAACACGTGCTTAAAGCGCCCTTGGGACGTTCGTCCTTCCGTGGGAAAATCAACCCCATATTTTCGGTCAAGTATTTAAAAAGGCATCTGCGTGCTTTGCAGATGATTAACAACTTGGGTAGGCAATTGAAGAAGCCTCACAACTTCCATAAGGAAGAGAAGAAAGCTCTTAAGAAatgttcttctttctttttaggTTATACATAAGTATTTACGCATGCATTTACTAGGCTAGGTTAAATTTAGGTTACCAAATATACATTAATGTTAGCTCAATTATCttaatatgagataaaagaatcCATTAATCtatagaaattataatttcGCCATGCCAGCTGTTAATGTGTTAAAGTCCTTTGCCAATAATCTAATTAATACAGTCCATCAACAATAGAGCCATCTACATTGATAGTATCATATCCAACCGCCAGCACAACCCCTATGT encodes:
- the LOC126915672 gene encoding nose resistant to fluoxetine protein 6-like isoform X2; amino-acid sequence: MELKVYDASVKIPLGIITGNYQQLGNYDECLQVKSKYGFTGKACSATVNFEIAKDNGKPHQPDMGDLLLNIAVASGYTKWKSGRSVNYKWMWCVPSSCNHTEIQEALELGLDPLKVEERVDMVIKVSCRTAEMDRPIFDVTDWVYISILTIFVVIIIASTSYDIAKQGHLSTLNRKDKRHVLLTSFSIYTNGKNLLKTDRHRDSIKCLDGLRYISICWIIYGHTHYIEVVGVKMNLSEIPQMHTNWANMLVLNANIITDTFFLISGVLMAYTVLRKSEKNSQGYFDVIGLYLHRYLRLTPAYAMMIGFYATLFYKVGSGPYWDQWVGANRDYCQENWWINLLYLNNYINLSRICMSQSWYLATDMQLVWLSPIFLYPMLKFTRKIFFWLVFALGLIISILIPFLITFSLRLSGTMLYYKDNTDVANVFIQIYTKVYNRYGSYIIGLALGYLLHQNRSRVVKIRYIYVIFGWLVAAVCGSFIFICPRWMYFDDYSYNELEASFYAGFHRQIFALSISWLIFCCVHGYGGFVEQFLSWKGWVPFSKLTYSAYLCHYVFLLVEAGSVRTPGIISTMAILRSFFSNVCLTVLLSVLWTLCFEMPFMTLDHTFLSHRQRQSKSLNINQGKIFGSIDSSKEIYRSTEESSAAITQDCEGTFNQKSNKNSIYDQDLKSDDKDDKCPFIYVIKAEDNDSWAQLRNVHQNNAFDEDSDQPSKSRTKERMDCCYESIVNEEFIRKEGSRELDQATSS
- the LOC126915672 gene encoding nose resistant to fluoxetine protein 6-like isoform X1; this encodes MEFIGNFLLCKFDVLSYKPGSSTSFVGFWLLLLLSVGFGELTGAVDKPETVLLDFLSKPFAPSDGASEECLRDSALYLKELSQYTPWALQMYDASVKIPLGIITGNYQQLGNYDECLQVKSKYGFTGKACSATVNFEIAKDNGKPHQPDMGDLLLNIAVASGYTKWKSGRSVNYKWMWCVPSSCNHTEIQEALELGLDPLKVEERVDMVIKVSCRTAEMDRPIFDVTDWVYISILTIFVVIIIASTSYDIAKQGHLSTLNRKDKRHVLLTSFSIYTNGKNLLKTDRHRDSIKCLDGLRYISICWIIYGHTHYIEVVGVKMNLSEIPQMHTNWANMLVLNANIITDTFFLISGVLMAYTVLRKSEKNSQGYFDVIGLYLHRYLRLTPAYAMMIGFYATLFYKVGSGPYWDQWVGANRDYCQENWWINLLYLNNYINLSRICMSQSWYLATDMQLVWLSPIFLYPMLKFTRKIFFWLVFALGLIISILIPFLITFSLRLSGTMLYYKDNTDVANVFIQIYTKVYNRYGSYIIGLALGYLLHQNRSRVVKIRYIYVIFGWLVAAVCGSFIFICPRWMYFDDYSYNELEASFYAGFHRQIFALSISWLIFCCVHGYGGFVEQFLSWKGWVPFSKLTYSAYLCHYVFLLVEAGSVRTPGIISTMAILRSFFSNVCLTVLLSVLWTLCFEMPFMTLDHTFLSHRQRQSKSLNINQGKIFGSIDSSKEIYRSTEESSAAITQDCEGTFNQKSNKNSIYDQDLKSDDKDDKCPFIYVIKAEDNDSWAQLRNVHQNNAFDEDSDQPSKSRTKERMDCCYESIVNEEFIRKEGSRELDQATSS